A single region of the Halopiger xanaduensis SH-6 genome encodes:
- a CDS encoding DUF58 domain-containing protein has product MTTITGRRLALVLGVVAFVGAIAISAGVVAVPLDGWVVLVVGLLATGIGVVAVFRRRGVRRQAETPTPEHRTPVPAPGATVSDAIGEFRTMAGEYSAGSRRIAGGLRLAAIAALTRFGGYSAEEAADRLEDGSWTDDATAAGFLSERKDTSASLGDWLPRLLNPGRDTSFQAGVRHAVAAIVAIGYANENAGADGDSRPLPAYEDERIDRTGGDSRTTARSVSGVEPSAQRSTNYWTGIGVVALFAVGIGALAESPGVVLAGVVGVGYAGFSRAFEPPELDLAIARELSDDDPEPGDEIDVTVTITNESGRFVPDLRLVDGVPPGLAVIEGSNRLGTALRPHESVALEYTVAVRRGTHEFDPALAIVRDVSRSREREFLVGSETTVVCEPTLRPIEAPVPLRATAASFAGRLTTDEGGSGTTFHSVREYRAGDPLSRVDWNRRAKTGELATLEFHEERAARVVVLIDARKAAFLAPDPDGTHAVDRSVAAAGRIAASLLADGDTVGLAALGPIGREFEAGAPSDADPCWLAPASGRHHEIRFQDLLATHPQFDSTPPRSESRWLPQLRTIRRRLSAETQIVLLTPLCDTGAVTIARRLESRGHPVTVVSPDPTADRTAGHQLASVARRVRRFDLQRIGIPVIDWPADETIDDVFARYARGGGRA; this is encoded by the coding sequence GCGATCGCCATCAGTGCCGGCGTCGTCGCCGTCCCGCTGGACGGCTGGGTCGTCCTGGTCGTCGGCCTCCTCGCCACGGGGATCGGCGTCGTCGCCGTGTTCCGACGGCGCGGCGTGCGGCGTCAGGCCGAGACGCCGACGCCGGAGCACCGAACGCCGGTACCCGCACCCGGTGCGACGGTCTCCGACGCGATCGGCGAGTTCCGAACGATGGCCGGGGAGTACTCCGCCGGCAGCCGACGGATCGCCGGCGGGCTGCGCCTCGCGGCGATCGCCGCGCTCACCCGATTCGGCGGATACTCGGCGGAGGAAGCGGCCGATCGGCTCGAAGACGGCTCCTGGACGGACGACGCGACGGCAGCCGGGTTCCTCTCGGAACGGAAGGACACGTCCGCGTCGCTCGGCGACTGGCTCCCGCGGCTGTTGAACCCCGGTCGCGACACGTCGTTCCAGGCGGGCGTCCGCCACGCCGTCGCCGCCATCGTCGCGATCGGGTACGCGAACGAGAACGCGGGCGCCGACGGCGACTCGAGGCCGCTGCCCGCCTACGAGGACGAGCGGATCGACCGCACCGGCGGCGACTCGCGGACGACCGCCAGATCGGTGTCCGGCGTCGAACCGTCCGCGCAGCGGTCGACGAACTACTGGACCGGGATCGGCGTCGTCGCGCTCTTCGCCGTCGGGATCGGCGCGCTCGCGGAATCGCCCGGCGTCGTGCTCGCCGGCGTCGTCGGCGTCGGCTACGCGGGATTCTCCCGCGCGTTCGAACCCCCGGAACTGGATCTCGCCATCGCGCGCGAACTGAGCGACGACGACCCCGAACCGGGCGACGAAATCGACGTCACCGTCACGATCACCAACGAGAGCGGGCGGTTCGTTCCGGACCTCCGGCTCGTCGACGGCGTGCCGCCGGGGCTGGCCGTCATCGAGGGTTCGAACCGGCTCGGAACCGCGTTGCGACCCCACGAGTCGGTCGCGCTCGAGTACACCGTCGCCGTCCGACGGGGTACCCACGAGTTCGACCCCGCGCTCGCGATCGTCCGGGACGTCTCGCGGTCGCGGGAGCGGGAGTTCCTCGTCGGTAGCGAGACCACCGTCGTCTGCGAACCCACGCTGCGGCCGATCGAGGCGCCGGTGCCGCTGCGGGCCACCGCGGCGTCGTTCGCCGGGCGCCTGACGACCGACGAGGGCGGGTCCGGAACGACGTTCCACTCGGTGCGGGAGTACCGCGCCGGCGACCCGCTCTCGCGGGTCGACTGGAACCGCCGCGCGAAGACCGGCGAACTCGCAACTCTCGAGTTCCACGAGGAGCGGGCGGCCCGCGTGGTCGTGTTGATCGACGCGCGGAAGGCGGCGTTTCTCGCGCCCGACCCCGACGGCACTCACGCCGTCGACCGCTCGGTCGCCGCCGCGGGGCGGATCGCCGCCTCGCTGCTGGCCGACGGCGACACCGTGGGGCTCGCGGCGCTCGGGCCGATCGGCCGCGAGTTCGAGGCCGGCGCGCCGAGCGACGCCGACCCGTGCTGGCTCGCGCCGGCGTCGGGCCGCCACCACGAGATCCGATTCCAGGACCTGCTCGCGACCCATCCGCAGTTCGATTCGACGCCGCCGCGCTCGGAGAGCCGCTGGCTCCCGCAACTCCGGACGATCCGGCGCCGGCTCTCGGCGGAAACGCAGATCGTCCTGCTGACGCCGCTCTGTGATACCGGCGCCGTCACGATCGCGCGGCGACTCGAGTCGCGGGGCCACCCCGTGACGGTCGTCAGTCCGGATCCGACGGCCGACCGGACGGCGGGCCACCAGCTCGCGTCCGTCGCCCGCCGCGTTCGGCGATTCGACCTCCAGCGGATCGGGATTCCGGTGATCGACTGGCCGGCCGACGAGACGATCGACGACGTGTTCGCGCGCTACGCTCGCGGGGGTGGTCGCGCATGA
- a CDS encoding DUF7519 family protein, translating to MSGATAATDTAIETPSDDSAGDRDRAETEGEDEVADGASVDITRKPTRVASVAAALAALVAVFAGAAAPAGLAFGAVGALALAAALVLGHRTAADVGAVALFFGVVAGGLEATPVAATIVGTIATVLAWDFAHTAIDVGEQLGREARTIRLEAVAIVSSLLVGLVTGTIGYAVYVAGAGSQPVAAVVLLLVAGLLVTVGLGSGRDGSGTRRSGRSSRSRRR from the coding sequence ATGAGCGGCGCGACGGCGGCGACCGACACGGCGATCGAGACGCCGAGCGACGACAGTGCAGGCGACCGCGACCGGGCTGAGACCGAAGGCGAAGACGAGGTCGCGGACGGCGCCAGCGTCGATATCACGCGCAAACCGACTCGCGTCGCGAGCGTCGCCGCCGCGCTGGCCGCCCTCGTCGCCGTCTTCGCCGGCGCCGCTGCGCCGGCCGGGCTCGCGTTCGGCGCCGTCGGCGCGCTCGCCCTCGCCGCTGCGCTCGTCCTCGGCCACCGGACGGCGGCCGACGTCGGCGCGGTCGCGCTCTTCTTCGGCGTCGTCGCCGGCGGCCTCGAGGCGACGCCCGTCGCGGCCACGATCGTCGGGACGATCGCGACCGTGCTGGCGTGGGACTTCGCCCACACCGCGATCGACGTCGGGGAGCAACTCGGACGCGAAGCGCGGACGATCCGCCTCGAGGCGGTCGCGATCGTCTCGAGTCTGCTGGTCGGGCTGGTGACGGGGACGATCGGCTACGCGGTGTACGTCGCCGGAGCGGGCAGCCAGCCGGTCGCGGCGGTCGTCCTGCTGCTGGTCGCCGGGTTGCTCGTGACGGTCGGGCTCGGATCGGGCCGCGACGGTTCGGGAACGCGGCGGTCGGGCCGCTCGAGTCGATCGCGGCGGCGGTGA
- the moaA gene encoding GTP 3',8-cyclase MoaA, with amino-acid sequence MLTDEFGREVTGVRVSLTDRCNFDCVYCHNEGLGDTRGPMDPQDDEMDTDDVVRFLEVAAEFDVDAVKFTGGEPMLRQDLEEIIERTPDQMEVSLTTNGTFLPGRAEDLVDAGLERVNVSQDALDPADFAEITKSGAYEKVLEGVDAALEAGLDPVKLNMVVFKHTAGYVPEMVDHVAKHDGLQLQLIEYMPELTGKPEWNIDIERVHNWLEERAVEVEHREMHDRRRYWIAEGAVDDEDAGDVTLEAADRSELGMVEIVDPVENPTFCANCHRVRVTHEGYLKGCLNRNDDLKSMGEMTKPEIREAFREVVANRVPYYGEYMVKNDDGEWVVNDEYIEKYAQA; translated from the coding sequence ATGCTCACCGACGAGTTCGGACGCGAGGTCACGGGCGTCCGCGTCTCCCTTACCGATCGGTGCAACTTCGACTGCGTCTACTGTCACAACGAGGGGTTGGGTGACACGCGGGGACCGATGGATCCGCAGGACGACGAGATGGACACCGACGACGTCGTCCGGTTTCTCGAGGTCGCCGCCGAGTTCGACGTCGACGCCGTCAAATTCACCGGCGGCGAGCCGATGCTCCGCCAGGATTTAGAGGAGATCATCGAACGCACACCCGATCAGATGGAGGTCTCGCTAACGACCAACGGCACGTTCCTGCCGGGCCGCGCCGAGGACCTCGTCGACGCCGGCTTAGAGCGCGTCAACGTCTCTCAGGACGCGCTCGATCCCGCAGACTTCGCCGAGATCACCAAAAGCGGCGCCTACGAGAAGGTTCTCGAGGGGGTCGACGCCGCGCTCGAGGCCGGCCTAGACCCGGTCAAACTCAACATGGTCGTCTTCAAGCATACGGCGGGCTACGTGCCCGAGATGGTCGACCACGTCGCGAAACACGACGGCCTCCAGCTCCAACTCATCGAGTACATGCCGGAGCTAACCGGCAAACCGGAGTGGAACATCGACATCGAGCGGGTTCACAACTGGCTCGAGGAACGGGCCGTCGAGGTCGAACACCGTGAGATGCACGACCGACGGCGGTACTGGATCGCCGAGGGTGCAGTCGACGACGAGGACGCCGGCGACGTGACACTCGAGGCCGCGGACCGATCGGAACTGGGGATGGTCGAGATCGTCGACCCCGTCGAGAACCCGACGTTCTGCGCGAACTGCCACCGGGTTCGGGTCACCCACGAGGGCTACCTGAAGGGCTGTCTCAACCGCAACGACGACCTCAAGTCGATGGGCGAGATGACCAAACCCGAGATCCGCGAGGCCTTCCGCGAGGTCGTCGCGAACCGCGTCCCCTACTACGGCGAGTACATGGTCAAAAACGACGACGGCGAGTGGGTGGTCAACGACGAGTACATCGAGAAGTACGCGCAGGCCTGA
- a CDS encoding helix-turn-helix domain-containing protein: protein MSTIAKLAIPAAEFALRHTLEESGDVDVEIERVVAYDPDHVMPYVWFSGDESTLSVVADRLEADPSVEAFELLTDLDDERLYRMNWVDDVTVMIRLLTEEKATVLDAWVEGTQWQFRVLFPERESLSNVYEFATDEGISVSIQKIHRVEEDRHNRYDLTDAQYETLVAALERGYYEIPRDMDMEHLSNELGVSHQALSERLRRAHRTLVEEVVSIGPEREGA, encoded by the coding sequence ATGAGTACGATTGCCAAACTCGCCATTCCCGCCGCGGAGTTCGCATTGCGCCATACGCTCGAGGAGAGCGGCGACGTCGACGTCGAAATCGAGCGCGTCGTCGCCTACGATCCAGACCACGTCATGCCCTACGTCTGGTTTTCCGGCGACGAGTCGACGCTGTCGGTCGTCGCCGACCGCCTCGAGGCCGATCCGAGCGTCGAGGCGTTCGAACTGCTGACCGACCTCGACGACGAGCGGCTCTACCGAATGAACTGGGTCGACGACGTGACCGTGATGATCCGCCTGCTAACCGAGGAGAAAGCGACGGTGCTCGACGCGTGGGTCGAGGGCACCCAGTGGCAGTTTCGGGTGCTCTTTCCCGAGCGCGAGTCGCTGTCGAACGTCTACGAGTTCGCGACCGACGAGGGGATATCCGTTAGCATCCAGAAGATCCACCGCGTCGAGGAGGATCGGCACAACCGGTACGACCTGACCGACGCCCAGTACGAGACGCTGGTCGCAGCCCTCGAGCGCGGCTACTACGAGATTCCCCGCGATATGGACATGGAGCATCTCTCGAACGAACTCGGCGTCTCCCACCAGGCGCTGTCGGAGCGGCTCCGGCGGGCCCACCGGACGCTCGTCGAGGAGGTGGTCAGCATCGGGCCGGAACGCGAGGGAGCGTGA
- a CDS encoding RtcB family protein produces the protein MSKPTFDADGITLEQVREFVWEIPQEGDMRTPARVLASESLLEEIKEDKTLEQLKNTTHLPGITNYAICMPDGHQGYGFPVGGVGALDAENGCISPGAVGYDINCGVRMMRTNLTYDELQGREEELVDSLFANIPSGLGGGGIVEAGVDTVEEILERGVDWALENGHAVEEDLLHCEDEGMRAGADADKVSQKAKDRGKNQIGSLGSGNHFLEVQRVTDVFDDDVGEAFGLEEDQIVVLIHCGSRGLGHQTCNDYLRKIEQQHQGLLNQLPDKELAAAPAGSQLAEDYYAAMNAAINFAWVNRQLIMHRTRQVFERVFDRSWEEMDMHLLYDVAHNIAKKETHTVDGEERELYVHRKGATRAFPAGHPEVPKAYRDVGQPVIIPGSMGAGSYVLRGGENSMDLTFGSTAHGAGRLMSRTQAKNEFWGGDVQQQLEEQDRIYVKAQSGATVAEEAPGVYKDVDEVVRVSDALGIGDKVARTFPVCNIKG, from the coding sequence ATGAGCAAGCCCACGTTCGACGCGGACGGTATCACGCTCGAGCAGGTGCGCGAGTTCGTCTGGGAGATTCCGCAGGAGGGCGACATGCGCACACCCGCTCGAGTGCTGGCCAGCGAATCGCTCCTCGAGGAGATCAAGGAGGACAAGACGCTCGAGCAACTCAAAAATACGACCCACCTGCCCGGGATCACCAACTACGCGATCTGCATGCCCGACGGCCACCAGGGCTACGGCTTCCCCGTCGGCGGCGTCGGCGCGCTCGACGCCGAGAACGGCTGTATCTCGCCGGGAGCGGTCGGCTACGACATCAACTGCGGCGTCCGGATGATGCGGACGAACCTGACTTACGACGAGCTCCAGGGTCGCGAGGAGGAACTCGTCGACTCCCTCTTTGCCAATATCCCGTCGGGCCTCGGCGGCGGCGGCATCGTCGAGGCCGGCGTCGACACCGTCGAGGAAATCTTAGAGCGCGGCGTCGACTGGGCGCTCGAGAACGGTCACGCCGTCGAGGAGGATCTGCTACACTGCGAGGACGAGGGGATGCGCGCGGGCGCCGACGCCGACAAGGTCAGCCAGAAGGCCAAGGACCGCGGGAAGAACCAGATCGGCTCGCTGGGCTCGGGCAATCACTTCCTCGAGGTACAGCGCGTGACCGACGTCTTCGACGACGACGTGGGGGAGGCGTTCGGCCTCGAGGAGGACCAGATCGTCGTCCTGATCCACTGCGGCTCGCGCGGGCTGGGCCACCAGACGTGCAACGATTACCTTCGCAAGATCGAACAGCAACACCAGGGCCTGTTGAACCAGTTGCCGGACAAGGAACTGGCCGCGGCGCCCGCAGGGTCGCAGCTGGCGGAGGACTACTACGCGGCGATGAACGCGGCGATCAACTTCGCGTGGGTCAACCGCCAGCTGATCATGCACCGCACGCGGCAGGTCTTCGAGCGGGTGTTCGATCGATCCTGGGAGGAGATGGACATGCACCTGCTGTACGACGTGGCCCACAACATCGCGAAGAAGGAGACTCACACCGTCGACGGTGAGGAGCGCGAGCTCTACGTCCACCGCAAGGGCGCGACGCGCGCCTTCCCTGCCGGCCACCCCGAAGTCCCGAAGGCCTACCGCGACGTCGGCCAGCCGGTCATCATCCCCGGCAGCATGGGCGCCGGTAGCTACGTCCTGCGCGGCGGCGAGAACTCGATGGACCTCACGTTCGGCTCGACCGCCCACGGCGCGGGCCGGCTGATGAGCCGCACGCAAGCGAAGAACGAGTTCTGGGGCGGCGACGTGCAACAGCAACTCGAGGAGCAGGATCGGATCTACGTGAAGGCCCAGTCGGGCGCGACGGTCGCCGAGGAGGCGCCGGGCGTCTACAAGGACGTCGACGAGGTCGTCCGCGTCTCGGACGCGCTGGGGATCGGCGACAAGGTCGCCCGGACGTTCCCCGTCTGCAACATCAAGGGCTGA
- a CDS encoding DoxX family membrane protein, with product MLVAVCVGTAAVGTASAHEEYVVDDEHAVDLGEFLTEAVTDPLVVGPLLGGALAVLALVGGYLAVRPFRRDITAFRTAMDEYRAYVPWLLRISFGIPLIGAGFSGYFISPAVEVDLRLLQVALGFLLLFGLATRLVALIGLVAYLVGLIRWPTLLLQLEFVGGLAAIALVGSGKPSADHVLQQVAGTSGTVYRQFDPVHRRAQAFQAWIKAYERVFPTITRVGLGATFVVLGVGQKLLRPGIALAVVERYDLTAVVPVAPELWVLGAGLAETALGLALILGLFTRATAVTAIGMFTLTLFALPDDPVLAHVGLFGMASVLLITGSGPYAVDEYLETLMGDTEPTDAAQAEVADVP from the coding sequence GTGCTAGTCGCCGTCTGCGTCGGAACCGCCGCAGTCGGCACCGCAAGTGCCCACGAGGAGTACGTCGTCGACGACGAACACGCGGTCGACCTCGGGGAGTTCCTGACCGAGGCGGTCACCGACCCGCTCGTCGTCGGACCGTTGCTGGGCGGCGCGCTCGCCGTCCTCGCGCTCGTCGGCGGCTACCTCGCCGTTCGACCGTTCCGGCGAGACATTACTGCGTTTCGGACCGCGATGGACGAGTACCGCGCGTACGTCCCCTGGCTCCTGCGGATCTCCTTCGGCATTCCGCTGATCGGGGCAGGGTTCAGCGGTTACTTCATCAGCCCCGCAGTCGAGGTCGACCTCCGACTGCTGCAGGTGGCGCTCGGCTTTCTCCTGCTGTTCGGGCTGGCAACGCGGCTCGTCGCGCTGATCGGCCTCGTCGCCTACCTCGTCGGCCTGATCCGCTGGCCGACGCTGTTGTTGCAACTCGAGTTCGTCGGCGGTCTCGCAGCGATCGCGCTGGTCGGGAGCGGCAAGCCGAGCGCCGATCACGTCCTCCAGCAGGTTGCGGGCACGTCGGGGACGGTCTACCGGCAGTTCGATCCGGTCCACCGTCGGGCGCAGGCGTTCCAAGCATGGATCAAGGCGTACGAGCGCGTGTTCCCGACGATCACGCGGGTCGGCCTCGGCGCGACGTTCGTCGTTCTCGGCGTGGGCCAGAAGCTCCTCCGGCCCGGAATCGCCCTCGCGGTCGTCGAGCGGTACGACCTGACGGCGGTCGTTCCCGTCGCGCCGGAGTTGTGGGTGCTCGGCGCGGGGCTGGCCGAAACGGCCCTCGGGCTGGCGCTCATCCTCGGCCTCTTCACTCGCGCGACCGCCGTGACCGCGATCGGAATGTTCACGCTCACGCTGTTCGCGCTGCCCGACGATCCCGTCCTCGCCCACGTCGGGCTGTTCGGGATGGCGTCGGTCCTGCTCATTACGGGAAGCGGCCCCTATGCCGTCGACGAGTACCTCGAGACCCTCATGGGCGATACCGAGCCCACGGACGCCGCACAGGCCGAGGTCGCCGACGTGCCCTGA
- a CDS encoding archease gives MGYELRDHTADVAVAATGDSLEEVFASVADGLAAASCDEIPAADADEDGSGDRFSFAVAAENRDALLFDYLDEVIYLRDVRAELPVDHRVEAIREPGEATDDETDDDRWSLEATARGVPLGEIDAREVKAVTYSEMELERRDDGWGAYVVFDV, from the coding sequence ATGGGCTACGAACTGCGCGATCACACGGCCGACGTCGCGGTCGCGGCGACCGGCGACTCGCTCGAGGAGGTCTTCGCGTCGGTCGCGGACGGGCTCGCGGCCGCGTCGTGCGACGAGATTCCGGCCGCGGACGCGGACGAGGACGGGAGCGGCGACCGGTTTTCCTTTGCCGTCGCCGCCGAGAACCGCGACGCGTTGCTGTTCGACTATCTGGACGAGGTGATCTACCTGCGCGACGTGCGCGCGGAACTGCCGGTCGACCACCGCGTCGAGGCGATCCGCGAGCCCGGCGAGGCGACCGACGACGAGACGGACGACGACCGCTGGTCCCTCGAGGCAACCGCCCGCGGCGTCCCGCTCGGCGAGATCGACGCCCGCGAGGTGAAGGCCGTCACTTACTCCGAGATGGAACTCGAGCGCCGGGACGACGGCTGGGGAGCGTACGTCGTCTTCGACGTGTAA
- a CDS encoding GNAT family N-acetyltransferase, translating into MSVNIDSRVVTPGSDDYVEDAWELKERINEEEGVLKQRRKFFTDAYRRSKVHCYVQDGDLIGFAAVRRDGYILFLAVDPAYRGEGIGKRLVARVAEDHDTITCHARTSNENALQFYEHLGFEIKRRIDDYYEDGGDAYYLKLGADVGITDRLSDLIRR; encoded by the coding sequence GTGAGCGTCAACATCGACAGTCGGGTCGTCACGCCGGGGAGTGACGACTACGTCGAGGATGCCTGGGAGCTCAAAGAGCGGATCAACGAGGAGGAGGGGGTGCTCAAACAGCGGCGCAAGTTCTTTACCGACGCGTATCGACGCTCGAAGGTCCACTGTTACGTTCAGGACGGCGATCTCATCGGCTTCGCGGCCGTTCGCCGCGACGGCTACATTCTCTTTCTGGCCGTCGATCCGGCCTACCGCGGCGAGGGGATCGGCAAGCGACTCGTCGCCCGCGTCGCCGAAGACCACGACACGATCACCTGCCACGCGCGGACCAGCAACGAGAACGCCCTCCAGTTCTACGAACACCTCGGGTTCGAGATCAAACGCCGCATCGACGACTACTACGAGGACGGCGGCGACGCCTACTACCTGAAACTCGGCGCCGACGTCGGGATCACCGACCGCCTCTCCGATCTGATTCGTCGGTAA
- a CDS encoding ArsR/SmtB family transcription factor: MAEFTSDVTIEDIAVRDTNVSSAVDEPIRAMLLDMLAEGERSVADLDEALAERGYDRTRNTVRHHVNELRDAGLVEIARLEEQGGGTTKYYRANTIVLSYAVPEGRRADVEEMATALAPDVADLVATLEADYGETIDEIVDEMVPCEHCRTQKYEMYLLLTVLRRAFVAGAVRRDGAVDADVSEE, encoded by the coding sequence ATGGCCGAATTCACGTCGGACGTGACGATCGAGGACATCGCCGTCCGCGACACGAACGTCTCGAGCGCCGTCGACGAGCCGATTCGCGCGATGCTCCTCGACATGCTCGCGGAGGGCGAGCGGTCCGTCGCGGACCTCGACGAAGCGCTCGCCGAGCGGGGCTACGACCGGACGCGCAACACGGTGCGCCACCACGTCAACGAACTCCGCGACGCCGGCCTCGTCGAAATCGCGCGCCTCGAGGAGCAGGGCGGCGGGACGACGAAGTACTACCGGGCGAACACGATCGTGTTATCCTACGCCGTTCCAGAGGGCCGTCGTGCGGACGTCGAGGAGATGGCGACGGCGCTCGCTCCCGACGTGGCCGACCTCGTCGCGACTCTCGAGGCCGACTATGGCGAGACGATCGACGAAATCGTCGACGAGATGGTACCCTGCGAACACTGCCGGACCCAGAAGTACGAGATGTATCTCCTGTTGACGGTGCTTCGACGCGCGTTTGTTGCGGGAGCGGTGCGGAGAGACGGTGCCGTCGACGCAGACGTATCCGAGGAGTAA